The Phycisphaeraceae bacterium genome has a window encoding:
- a CDS encoding aminopeptidase P family protein, whose translation MATLASPHASTVESIQQARARRAAALRSALAPAGVDALLISRPCDILYLTGFCGHDSVLLVSGSAAALLSDNRYGTQLNPVRQEGLAEVVIGVRHRLPDSLPDLVRRHSIRHLGVQSEHLTVAWKQNLEKVLSNVTVKPTSGLVERLRMRKDAGEIAAMEHAIAINEQALAATLPQIEPGLRECEILAILDYEMKRRGAFAAGFRQIIAVGPNGALPHYETADEKVRANSSLLIDWGTTAEGYNADMTRTFGVESMPPKVEEIYRIVLDAQMAAIDAIRPGRTCAEIDAVARDFITRAGYGQYFGHGLGHGIGLEVHEAPFFNNLQTDVILEPGITMTVEPGIYLPGVGGVRIEDNIVVTDTGCRVLTGFPKDPRSAILTPGVAAASN comes from the coding sequence ATGGCAACCCTCGCCAGCCCTCACGCATCGACGGTTGAATCGATTCAGCAGGCGCGTGCCCGACGCGCCGCCGCGCTTCGTTCGGCTCTGGCTCCAGCCGGAGTCGATGCCCTGCTCATCAGTCGCCCGTGCGACATCCTGTACCTGACGGGGTTCTGCGGCCACGACTCGGTCCTGCTGGTATCCGGATCCGCCGCTGCGCTCCTCAGCGACAACCGCTACGGCACGCAGCTCAACCCGGTGCGGCAGGAGGGACTGGCCGAAGTCGTCATCGGAGTTCGTCACCGGCTGCCGGACTCGCTGCCGGACCTGGTCAGGCGTCACTCAATTCGCCATCTGGGCGTCCAGTCGGAGCACCTGACCGTCGCGTGGAAGCAGAACCTGGAAAAGGTTCTGTCCAACGTGACGGTGAAACCCACGTCGGGGTTGGTTGAACGGCTCCGGATGCGCAAGGACGCGGGTGAAATCGCGGCGATGGAGCACGCGATCGCCATCAACGAACAGGCCCTGGCGGCCACATTGCCGCAGATCGAACCGGGGCTGCGCGAGTGCGAGATCCTGGCGATTCTGGACTACGAGATGAAGCGCCGCGGCGCGTTTGCGGCGGGCTTCCGACAGATCATCGCGGTCGGCCCCAACGGCGCGCTGCCTCACTACGAGACGGCGGATGAGAAGGTGCGGGCCAACAGTTCGCTGCTCATCGACTGGGGCACCACCGCCGAGGGCTACAACGCCGACATGACGCGCACCTTCGGCGTCGAGTCGATGCCGCCCAAGGTGGAGGAGATCTATCGGATCGTGCTGGACGCGCAGATGGCGGCGATTGACGCCATCCGCCCGGGCCGAACCTGCGCCGAGATCGATGCGGTGGCCCGCGATTTCATCACCAGGGCCGGGTACGGACAGTACTTCGGACACGGGCTGGGTCATGGGATCGGGCTGGAGGTGCATGAGGCGCCGTTCTTCAACAACCTGCAGACCGACGTGATCCTCGAACCGGGGATCACCATGACCGTGGAGCCGGGCATCTACCTGCCGGGCGTCGGGGGCGTCCGCATCGAGGACAACATCGTCGTCACCGACACGGGCTGCCGTGTTCTCACCGGGTTCCCGAAGGATCCGCGTTCCGCGATCCTCACGCCCGGCGTCGCGGCCGCCAGCAACTAG